Proteins encoded in a region of the Nocardia asteroides genome:
- a CDS encoding PPOX class F420-dependent oxidoreductase, with the protein MPTSTAELSPAALEFVAERHLATLTTLRADGTPHVVAVGFTWDGEAGIARVITNDGSVKVRNVRRSGYAAVSQVDGIRWITLEGPATVLDAPDEVAEAVERYTGRYRVPRENPTRVVIAIQVRRVLSSSTLVAPAAEG; encoded by the coding sequence ATGCCGACGAGTACCGCTGAGTTGTCGCCCGCCGCCCTCGAGTTCGTCGCCGAACGGCACCTCGCCACACTGACGACATTGCGGGCGGACGGAACGCCCCATGTCGTAGCGGTGGGGTTCACCTGGGACGGCGAAGCCGGGATCGCGCGCGTGATCACCAACGACGGGTCGGTGAAGGTCCGCAATGTGCGCCGCTCCGGGTACGCGGCGGTCAGTCAGGTCGACGGGATCCGGTGGATCACCTTGGAAGGCCCGGCGACCGTGCTCGACGCCCCGGACGAGGTCGCCGAAGCGGTCGAGCGGTACACCGGTCGCTATCGCGTGCCGCGCGAGAACCCGACACGCGTGGTGATCGCCATCCAGGTCCGGCGTGTGCTGTCCAGCAGCACGCTCGTCGCACCGGCCGCCGAGGGCTGA
- a CDS encoding SDR family NAD(P)-dependent oxidoreductase produces the protein MGTRGLVDGTVLLLGGRSEIGLEVARRLARGRAVVLAARRSDELDAQCAEIAAAGASAVHCAEFDADDTASHAALLEKIAAEHGSIGIAVLAFGVLGDQQRAERDPAHAAAILHTDFVAQASVLTIVANLLRARGAGQIVVFGSVAGVRVRRANYVYGSAKAGLDGFASGLADALHGSGVRLLLVRPGFVIGRMTEGMSAAPFSSTPDQVADAVVKGLRRGASRVWVPRILRPVFFAMRLLPQAIWRRMPR, from the coding sequence ATGGGAACGCGTGGATTGGTCGACGGGACCGTACTGCTGCTGGGCGGCCGCAGCGAGATCGGGCTCGAAGTGGCGCGGCGGCTGGCGCGCGGGCGAGCGGTTGTGCTCGCGGCCCGGCGCAGCGACGAGCTGGACGCGCAGTGTGCGGAAATCGCGGCCGCGGGCGCGAGTGCGGTGCACTGCGCCGAGTTCGACGCCGACGACACCGCGAGTCATGCGGCGCTGCTGGAGAAGATCGCCGCGGAGCACGGGTCCATCGGCATCGCGGTGCTCGCCTTCGGCGTGCTCGGCGATCAGCAGCGCGCCGAGCGGGATCCCGCCCACGCGGCGGCGATCCTGCACACCGACTTCGTCGCCCAGGCCAGTGTGCTCACCATCGTGGCGAATCTGCTGCGCGCCCGAGGCGCGGGACAGATCGTCGTGTTCGGCTCGGTCGCGGGCGTGCGCGTGCGACGCGCCAATTACGTCTACGGATCGGCCAAAGCGGGACTGGACGGATTCGCGTCCGGTCTCGCGGACGCGTTGCACGGAAGCGGAGTTCGATTGCTGCTGGTCCGTCCCGGATTCGTCATCGGCCGGATGACCGAGGGGATGTCTGCGGCTCCGTTCTCCAGCACTCCGGACCAGGTCGCCGACGCCGTGGTCAAGGGTTTGCGCCGCGGCGCGAGCAGGGTCTGGGTGCCCCGGATCCTGCGACCGGTGTTCTTCGCGATGCGCCTGCTGCCGCAAGCGATCTGGCGCCGGATGCCCCGGTGA
- a CDS encoding precorrin-8X methylmutase: MSDVRASYLTDGAEIYRRSFATIRAEADLSGFPPDVAQVVVRMIHGCGQVDLAADVAFSPGVVASARAALRAGAPILCDATMVASGVTRKRLPADNEVLCTLADSRVPELAAAKGTTRSAAALELWRDRLDGAVVAIGNAPTALFHLLDLLDAGAPRPAAVLGIPVGFVGAAESKDALIEFGGVEYLTVRGRRGGSAITASALNAIASEQE, from the coding sequence ATGTCCGACGTACGTGCCAGCTACCTGACCGACGGGGCCGAGATCTACCGTCGCTCGTTCGCGACGATCCGCGCCGAAGCCGATCTGAGCGGATTCCCGCCGGACGTGGCACAGGTCGTGGTGCGGATGATCCACGGCTGCGGTCAGGTGGATCTCGCCGCGGACGTTGCCTTCTCACCCGGTGTCGTCGCCTCGGCACGAGCGGCGCTGCGCGCGGGCGCGCCGATTCTGTGTGACGCGACCATGGTCGCCTCTGGCGTGACCAGGAAACGACTGCCCGCCGACAACGAGGTGCTGTGCACCCTCGCGGATTCGCGCGTGCCGGAGCTGGCCGCGGCCAAGGGCACGACCCGCTCCGCCGCCGCGCTCGAGCTGTGGCGCGACCGTCTCGACGGCGCCGTCGTCGCGATCGGCAACGCACCAACGGCGCTGTTCCATCTGCTCGACCTCCTGGACGCGGGAGCGCCCCGGCCCGCCGCCGTGCTCGGCATCCCGGTCGGGTTCGTCGGGGCGGCCGAATCGAAAGACGCGCTGATCGAGTTCGGCGGCGTCGAATACCTCACGGTGCGCGGCAGGCGTGGCGGTAGCGCCATCACCGCGTCCGCGCTGAACGCGATTGCGAGCGAACAGGAATGA
- the cobJ gene encoding precorrin-3B C(17)-methyltransferase: protein MSTPGKLWGVGLGPGDPELVTVKAANVIGAADVVAFHSARHGRSISRRIAAPYMRPGQLEEHLVYPVTTETTDHPGGYQGAIDEFYEQAAERLAAHLAAGRSVALLAAGDPLFYSSYMHMHRRLADRFDAEIIPGVTSVSAASAALGTPLVEGEQVLTVLPGTMPVEELTRRLRTTDAAAIMKLGRTYPGVRQALSDSGRLAGAYYVERASSTDQRVLHAGAVDDTEVPYFAITLVPGPEPTTPLPRLEPDPIADQRIHETDTTDRAGEVVVVGLGPGAAEWTTDEVRAALADATDLVGYTTYLNRVPERAGQRRHASDNRVESERAAMALDLAGRGARVAVVSSGDPGVFAMAAAVLEESADPRWRTVPVRVLPGLTAANAVASRVGAPLGHDYAMISLSDRLKPWEVVAQRLSAVAAADMAIAIYNPASSQRTWQVGAMRDLLLEHRKPDTPVVVGRDVGGPTESVRVVQLGDLDPDEVDMRTLLIIGASTTTALETDQGIRVYTSRRYGHARDAATDGA from the coding sequence ATGAGCACTCCGGGCAAGCTGTGGGGCGTCGGACTCGGTCCGGGCGATCCGGAACTGGTGACGGTCAAAGCGGCCAACGTGATCGGCGCGGCCGACGTCGTCGCGTTCCACAGCGCCCGCCACGGCCGCAGCATCTCCCGCCGCATCGCCGCGCCGTACATGCGGCCGGGCCAGCTGGAGGAGCATCTCGTCTACCCGGTCACCACCGAGACCACCGACCACCCCGGCGGTTACCAGGGAGCGATCGACGAGTTCTACGAACAGGCCGCCGAGCGGCTGGCCGCGCATCTGGCCGCAGGCCGCTCCGTCGCGCTGCTCGCCGCGGGCGACCCGCTGTTCTACAGCTCGTACATGCACATGCACCGGCGGCTGGCCGATCGGTTCGACGCCGAGATCATTCCCGGCGTCACCTCGGTCAGCGCGGCGTCCGCGGCGCTGGGTACGCCGCTGGTCGAGGGCGAACAGGTGCTCACCGTGCTGCCGGGCACCATGCCGGTCGAGGAGCTCACCCGGCGGCTGCGCACGACCGACGCGGCCGCGATCATGAAACTGGGACGCACCTATCCCGGTGTGCGTCAGGCGCTTTCGGATTCCGGCCGGCTGGCGGGCGCCTACTATGTGGAGCGCGCGAGCAGCACCGACCAGCGCGTACTGCACGCCGGAGCGGTCGATGACACGGAGGTGCCGTACTTCGCCATCACCCTCGTGCCCGGCCCCGAGCCGACCACCCCCCTACCCCGCCTTGAGCCGGATCCCATCGCGGATCAGCGGATTCACGAGACGGACACGACCGACCGCGCCGGTGAGGTCGTGGTCGTGGGGCTGGGTCCCGGCGCAGCGGAGTGGACCACCGACGAGGTGCGCGCGGCCTTGGCGGACGCCACCGATCTGGTCGGCTACACCACCTATCTGAACCGGGTCCCCGAGCGTGCGGGCCAACGTCGTCATGCCAGCGACAACCGCGTCGAGTCCGAGCGCGCGGCCATGGCCTTGGATCTGGCCGGACGCGGCGCACGGGTCGCGGTCGTCTCCTCGGGTGACCCCGGGGTCTTCGCGATGGCGGCGGCGGTGCTCGAGGAATCCGCGGACCCGCGGTGGCGTACCGTGCCGGTGCGCGTGCTGCCCGGCCTCACCGCGGCCAACGCGGTGGCCAGCCGGGTGGGCGCGCCGCTCGGGCACGACTACGCGATGATCTCACTCTCCGATCGGCTCAAGCCCTGGGAGGTGGTGGCGCAACGCCTTTCCGCCGTCGCCGCGGCCGACATGGCGATCGCTATCTACAACCCGGCGTCCTCGCAACGCACCTGGCAGGTGGGCGCGATGCGGGACCTGTTGCTCGAGCACCGCAAGCCCGATACTCCCGTCGTCGTCGGGCGCGACGTCGGCGGACCCACCGAATCGGTCCGGGTGGTGCAACTCGGCGATCTCGACCCCGACGAGGTGGACATGCGCACGCTGCTGATCATCGGCGCGTCCACCACCACGGCGCTCGAAACCGACCAGGGCATCCGGGTCTACACCTCCCGGCGCTACGGTCACGCGCGCGACGCGGCGACCGACGGCGCGTAG
- a CDS encoding Xaa-Pro peptidase family protein, protein MSSHTDSRFAADVYGARLERAVELMRAAHLDALLITPGPDLRYLIGSAAESFERLTCLVIPADGAPASVVIPKLELASLEASAAGELGLQVLDWVDGTDPYALVKSTLHVGSRVAVADVMPALHLLPLAESFTGLPVSATPVLRELRMIKDPAEVDALRRAGAAIDRVHARMGEFLQVGRTEAEVGRDIAAAIVAEGHTEAAFVIVGSGPHGADPHHAVSERRIEAGDVVVVDIGGPVEPGYYSDCTRTYVLGKPDPQVAARYAELESAQAAAVAAVRPGVTAAAVDAAARNPLTEAGLGSAFVHRTGHGIGLSVHEEPYIVAGNDVVLRPGMAFSVEPGIYFRGEWGARIEDIVVVTEDGGESVNKRPHGLTVL, encoded by the coding sequence ATGAGCTCGCATACGGATTCCCGATTCGCGGCGGACGTCTACGGTGCACGACTGGAACGGGCGGTGGAACTGATGCGGGCCGCCCACCTCGACGCCTTGCTCATCACTCCGGGGCCCGACCTGCGCTACCTGATCGGCTCGGCGGCCGAATCGTTCGAGCGGCTGACCTGCCTGGTGATCCCGGCCGACGGCGCGCCCGCGTCGGTGGTGATCCCGAAACTGGAGCTGGCGTCGCTGGAAGCCTCGGCGGCGGGGGAGCTGGGCCTGCAGGTACTGGACTGGGTCGACGGCACCGACCCGTACGCGCTGGTGAAGTCGACGCTGCACGTCGGCTCCCGGGTAGCGGTCGCCGACGTCATGCCCGCCCTGCACCTGTTGCCGTTGGCCGAGTCGTTCACCGGTCTGCCGGTATCGGCCACGCCCGTATTGCGGGAGCTGCGCATGATCAAAGATCCGGCCGAGGTGGACGCGCTGCGCCGGGCAGGCGCCGCGATCGACCGGGTGCACGCGCGCATGGGGGAGTTCTTGCAGGTTGGACGCACCGAGGCAGAGGTCGGCCGCGACATCGCCGCCGCGATCGTGGCGGAGGGGCACACCGAGGCCGCGTTCGTCATCGTCGGCAGCGGTCCGCACGGGGCAGATCCGCATCACGCGGTGTCCGAGCGCCGGATCGAGGCCGGGGACGTGGTGGTCGTCGACATCGGCGGCCCGGTCGAGCCCGGCTACTATTCCGACTGCACCCGCACCTACGTTCTGGGCAAGCCGGATCCGCAGGTGGCCGCCAGGTACGCCGAACTGGAGAGCGCACAGGCGGCGGCGGTCGCGGCGGTCCGGCCAGGTGTCACCGCGGCCGCGGTGGACGCCGCCGCGCGGAACCCGTTGACAGAGGCCGGTCTCGGCTCCGCCTTCGTGCACCGTACCGGCCACGGCATCGGTTTGTCGGTGCACGAGGAGCCCTACATCGTCGCGGGCAACGATGTCGTGCTGCGACCCGGCATGGCCTTCAGCGTCGAGCCCGGTATCTACTTCCGAGGCGAGTGGGGTGCGCGCATCGAGGACATCGTGGTCGTCACCGAGGATGGCGGCGAATCGGTGAACAAGCGCCCGCACGGCCTCACGGTGCTGTGA
- a CDS encoding Lrp/AsnC family transcriptional regulator, giving the protein MDDLDRRILEQLLRNARASFQEIGGVVGLSAPAVKRRVDRLVAAKQITGFTALVNPAALGWKTEAYVEVYYRDNISPTELKRSLDPIPQVVGVWTIAGEADALVHVMATDMAEIEVTVERIRENARVGRTRSAIVMSRILERPRT; this is encoded by the coding sequence GTGGACGACCTCGACCGGCGGATCCTCGAACAATTGCTGAGGAATGCCCGGGCTTCGTTCCAGGAGATCGGCGGCGTGGTCGGACTGTCCGCGCCCGCGGTGAAGCGGCGCGTCGACCGGCTGGTCGCCGCCAAACAGATCACCGGGTTCACCGCGCTGGTCAATCCCGCGGCGCTGGGCTGGAAGACGGAGGCGTACGTCGAGGTGTACTACCGCGACAACATCTCCCCTACCGAACTCAAACGCAGCTTGGACCCGATCCCGCAGGTGGTCGGTGTGTGGACGATCGCGGGCGAGGCCGACGCGCTGGTGCACGTCATGGCCACCGACATGGCCGAGATCGAGGTGACCGTGGAACGGATCCGGGAGAACGCGCGGGTCGGGCGTACCCGCAGCGCCATCGTCATGTCACGGATTCTCGAGCGTCCCCGGACCTGA
- a CDS encoding cobalt-precorrin-6A reductase yields MRVLILGGTREARELAHIATGERGFEIVSSLAGRVRAPLLPEGAVRIGGFGGAEGLRAWLAANDVTAMVDATHPFAAGISANAAAAARMSGVPLVHLRRPGWVRQAGDRWIRVPDLAAAASQTAAIGERVFLTIGRQGVDAFAGLTRQWFLIRAIDPPEGALPPRHELLLARGPYAFEDESRLLIQHRIDVLVTKDSGGDQTEAKLVAARTARIPVVVIDRPPMPEGAQVVESAAQALDWLRERPIRRD; encoded by the coding sequence CTGAGAGTTCTGATTCTGGGTGGCACCCGAGAAGCGCGGGAGCTGGCCCACATCGCCACCGGCGAGCGAGGATTCGAGATCGTGTCCTCGCTCGCCGGTCGCGTGCGTGCGCCCTTGCTGCCCGAAGGGGCGGTCCGCATCGGCGGTTTCGGCGGCGCCGAGGGGCTGCGCGCCTGGCTGGCGGCCAACGATGTGACCGCGATGGTGGACGCCACCCATCCGTTCGCCGCAGGTATCAGCGCCAATGCTGCGGCGGCCGCACGGATGTCGGGCGTGCCGCTGGTGCACCTGCGTCGGCCCGGGTGGGTGCGGCAGGCGGGGGACCGTTGGATTCGCGTGCCCGATCTGGCCGCGGCCGCGTCGCAGACGGCGGCTATCGGTGAACGTGTCTTCCTGACCATCGGCAGGCAGGGCGTGGACGCGTTCGCGGGACTGACCAGGCAGTGGTTCCTGATCCGTGCCATCGATCCGCCGGAGGGCGCACTGCCGCCGCGCCACGAACTGCTCCTCGCCCGTGGACCGTATGCGTTCGAGGACGAGTCGCGACTGCTCATCCAGCACCGGATCGACGTGCTCGTCACCAAGGACAGCGGCGGCGATCAGACCGAAGCCAAACTGGTCGCCGCACGCACGGCGCGAATTCCGGTTGTCGTCATCGACCGTCCACCAATGCCAGAGGGGGCGCAGGTCGTGGAATCGGCGGCGCAGGCGCTGGATTGGCTGCGCGAGAGGCCGATTCGTCGCGACTGA
- a CDS encoding N-dimethylarginine dimethylaminohydrolase, protein MTSVATLPAESAVRRSSPRKFVMCRPDHFDVVYSINPWMNPAEPVDRALAVEQWETLRATYAEYGHTVEVVPGVAGLPDMVFAANGGLIVGNRAMSARFTHPERAAEGPAYHAWFARYGLPELVAAEECNEGEGDFLLVGDRLLAGMGFRSSPAAHEEVSRHFGLPVVSLELIDPRFYHLDTVLLPLSDTIAYYPPAFSPSARAVLAEFYPDAIVATHADAAVLGLNGVCDGFNVFLSSAATALCEALRARGYHPVGIEMSELLKAGGSVKCCTLEIHGG, encoded by the coding sequence TTGACTTCTGTAGCCACCCTCCCCGCCGAGTCCGCCGTCCGCCGTTCGTCGCCGCGCAAGTTCGTGATGTGCCGTCCCGATCACTTCGACGTCGTCTACTCCATCAATCCATGGATGAATCCCGCCGAGCCCGTCGACCGCGCGCTGGCTGTCGAGCAGTGGGAAACGTTGCGCGCCACCTACGCCGAGTACGGGCACACCGTGGAAGTGGTCCCCGGTGTGGCGGGTCTGCCCGACATGGTGTTCGCCGCCAACGGCGGGCTGATCGTCGGAAACCGCGCCATGTCGGCCCGGTTCACCCACCCGGAACGTGCTGCGGAAGGCCCGGCCTACCACGCCTGGTTCGCCCGATACGGCTTGCCGGAGCTGGTGGCGGCCGAGGAATGCAACGAAGGCGAAGGCGACTTCCTCCTCGTCGGTGATCGGCTTCTGGCCGGTATGGGATTCCGCAGCTCCCCGGCCGCGCACGAGGAGGTGTCGCGGCATTTCGGTCTTCCCGTGGTCTCACTGGAACTGATCGATCCGCGCTTCTATCACCTGGACACGGTGCTGCTTCCACTGAGCGACACCATTGCCTACTATCCGCCCGCCTTCAGCCCGTCGGCACGCGCGGTGCTCGCCGAGTTCTATCCCGATGCGATCGTGGCCACCCACGCGGACGCGGCGGTACTCGGGTTGAACGGAGTCTGCGACGGTTTCAACGTCTTCCTCAGCAGCGCCGCCACCGCCTTGTGCGAAGCCCTGCGCGCGCGTGGCTACCATCCGGTCGGCATCGAGATGTCCGAGCTGCTCAAGGCCGGGGGCTCCGTCAAATGCTGCACCCTCGAGATCCATGGCGGGTGA
- a CDS encoding 5'-3' exonuclease has product MTSAAGGPLLLLDGASLWFRAYHAIPDKITAPDGRSVNALRGFTDMVASLITKFAPSRLVVCLDLDWRPAYRVALVPSYKAHRLDPSPEAAPGAESVPDTLTPQVEMILEVLAAAGIATGGADGLEADDVLGTLATRERTDEVVVVSGDRDLLQLVRDEPAPQVRVLYAGRGLAKAELFGPAEVSAKYGVPLRNAGPAYADMATLRGDASDGLPGVAGIGEKSASTLISRFGSLEALIAAVEDPDADLAQGVRARMRAAEDYLKAAAPVVRVVRDAEVALSRSDALPTEPADPDRLRALATAYNAESPITRLITALGARTA; this is encoded by the coding sequence GTGACCTCTGCTGCCGGTGGGCCCCTGTTGCTGCTGGACGGAGCCAGTCTGTGGTTCCGCGCCTATCACGCCATCCCCGACAAGATCACCGCGCCCGACGGCCGGTCGGTGAACGCGCTGCGTGGTTTCACCGACATGGTTGCCTCGCTGATCACCAAGTTCGCCCCGAGCAGGCTGGTGGTGTGCCTGGATCTGGACTGGCGACCGGCGTACCGGGTCGCTCTGGTGCCGTCCTACAAGGCGCACCGGCTGGATCCGTCGCCGGAGGCCGCACCCGGCGCCGAGAGCGTTCCCGACACACTCACGCCGCAGGTCGAGATGATCCTGGAGGTACTCGCGGCGGCGGGCATCGCGACCGGCGGCGCGGACGGTCTGGAAGCCGACGACGTGCTGGGCACCTTGGCGACTCGGGAACGCACCGACGAGGTGGTCGTGGTCAGCGGCGACCGCGACCTGCTGCAGCTCGTGCGGGACGAGCCCGCGCCACAGGTACGGGTGCTCTACGCCGGACGGGGGCTGGCCAAGGCGGAACTGTTCGGCCCGGCCGAGGTCTCGGCGAAGTACGGTGTGCCGCTGCGCAATGCGGGCCCTGCCTACGCCGACATGGCCACATTGCGCGGCGACGCCTCTGACGGTCTGCCCGGGGTCGCGGGTATCGGGGAGAAGTCCGCCTCCACGCTGATATCCCGTTTCGGTTCACTGGAGGCCCTGATCGCGGCCGTCGAGGATCCCGACGCCGACCTGGCACAAGGCGTGCGCGCCCGGATGCGGGCCGCCGAGGACTACCTGAAGGCCGCCGCACCGGTCGTCCGAGTGGTCCGCGACGCCGAGGTGGCGCTGTCTCGCAGCGACGCGCTCCCCACCGAACCGGCCGACCCGGACCGCCTGCGCGCCCTGGCCACCGCCTACAACGCCGAAAGCCCGATCACGCGATTGATCACGGCATTGGGCGCGCGCACCGCCTGA
- a CDS encoding DUF4333 domain-containing protein: MSGPYGPNDPGEGRNDPTQQWGGQQAPGAAGPTQQWGGQPQTPASAQPTQHWGEQQPQQQWGQPQQQWGQQPQQPQWGQQPAQGQPQWGQPQQDWGQQGQQPQWGQPQQPQPQWGAPGQPPPQGGKGKGLIIGLSVLGVAVVGAIVALVLVLTAKDQLDQAAVQDGVKKVLSDSYGIQDISDVSCPSGQEVKVDATFECSVKVSGEAKKVNIKITKDDGTYEVGRPS; encoded by the coding sequence ATGAGCGGCCCGTACGGACCGAACGACCCCGGGGAGGGACGCAACGATCCCACCCAGCAGTGGGGTGGACAGCAGGCGCCGGGCGCGGCCGGTCCCACACAGCAGTGGGGCGGTCAGCCGCAGACCCCGGCCTCGGCCCAGCCGACCCAGCATTGGGGTGAGCAGCAACCGCAGCAGCAGTGGGGACAACCGCAGCAGCAGTGGGGCCAGCAGCCGCAGCAGCCGCAGTGGGGTCAGCAACCCGCCCAGGGGCAGCCGCAGTGGGGCCAACCGCAGCAGGACTGGGGCCAGCAGGGCCAGCAGCCGCAGTGGGGGCAACCGCAGCAGCCGCAGCCGCAGTGGGGCGCGCCGGGCCAGCCGCCGCCGCAAGGCGGCAAGGGCAAAGGCCTGATCATCGGTCTGTCCGTGCTCGGTGTCGCGGTGGTCGGCGCGATCGTCGCGCTCGTGCTCGTGCTGACCGCCAAGGACCAGCTGGACCAGGCGGCGGTGCAGGACGGCGTGAAGAAGGTGCTGTCGGACTCCTACGGCATCCAGGACATCAGCGACGTCTCCTGCCCGTCCGGCCAGGAGGTCAAGGTCGACGCCACCTTCGAATGCAGCGTGAAGGTCAGCGGTGAGGCCAAGAAGGTGAACATCAAGATCACCAAGGACGACGGCACCTACGAGGTCGGCCGCCCCAGCTAG
- a CDS encoding PadR family transcriptional regulator, giving the protein MTNTATRLKPLNSTAASLLGFLHEGPMSGWDLVAEAQDRIGDFWTITQSQVYRELATMDAAGLVEKGETGARERTPYHLTDAGRAAFLEWVARDPGGETIRVPLLLTLSFGEHLDRDRLHGIVAANREIHQARLTRYLAQDPEGMSAFARATLDFGIRYERAVLEWFDHLPEILDS; this is encoded by the coding sequence TTGACCAACACCGCGACCAGACTCAAGCCACTGAACTCGACAGCGGCGTCATTGCTCGGATTTCTGCACGAAGGGCCCATGTCGGGGTGGGATCTGGTCGCCGAGGCCCAAGACCGCATCGGCGATTTCTGGACGATCACGCAGAGTCAGGTCTACCGGGAACTCGCCACGATGGACGCGGCGGGACTCGTCGAGAAGGGTGAGACCGGAGCCCGGGAACGGACGCCCTACCACCTCACCGACGCGGGGCGCGCAGCGTTCCTGGAGTGGGTCGCCCGCGATCCGGGCGGGGAGACCATCCGGGTGCCGTTGCTGCTCACGCTCTCCTTCGGAGAGCATCTCGATCGCGATCGGCTCCACGGCATCGTCGCGGCCAACCGGGAAATCCATCAGGCGCGGCTCACGCGGTATCTCGCCCAGGATCCGGAGGGGATGTCGGCCTTCGCCCGCGCCACGCTGGATTTCGGAATCCGCTACGAGCGGGCGGTGCTGGAGTGGTTCGACCATCTGCCGGAGATACTCGACAGCTGA
- the cbiE gene encoding precorrin-6y C5,15-methyltransferase (decarboxylating) subunit CbiE, protein MAPDAPVSAGPVTWTGTPIAVVGIGADGWDGLGRAARDAVGDAEILFGSARQLDLVPSTVAARRVSWPSPLLPALPGLLGQHGGARLCVLASGDPMFYGIGVTLSRLLGPRALRVLPQPSSASLACARLGWPLAETPVVSVVGRPSATVLPELADRRRLLVLSADEHTPGELARLLGRHGFADSELTVLEQLGGSAERHRTGIAKQWEHPPGDPLNIVAITCAADPGRPRATRLPGLPDELFGGDGQLTKHEVRALTLAALAPAPGELLWDVGGGSGSIAIEWCRSHPGNRAVAFERLEHRRRQIADNAAALGVPHILVRGEVRAELAADTETAAPDAIFVGGGLTQDGVLETCWSQLRQGGRLVANAVTAESESLLLSWSNAQGGMLRKFQIYRGEPLGSFTTWRPQLPVTQWSVVKSATAFPAEG, encoded by the coding sequence CTGGCGCCGGATGCCCCGGTGAGCGCCGGGCCCGTGACGTGGACCGGCACGCCCATCGCGGTCGTCGGGATCGGCGCCGACGGCTGGGACGGTCTCGGTCGCGCCGCACGGGACGCGGTCGGCGATGCCGAGATCCTGTTCGGTTCCGCGCGCCAGCTCGACCTCGTGCCGTCCACCGTGGCCGCGCGGCGGGTGAGCTGGCCGTCGCCCTTGTTGCCCGCGCTGCCCGGCCTGCTCGGGCAGCACGGCGGTGCGCGGCTGTGCGTGCTGGCCAGCGGCGATCCGATGTTCTACGGGATCGGCGTCACCTTGTCCCGTCTGCTCGGTCCACGCGCCCTGCGGGTGCTGCCGCAGCCGTCGTCGGCCTCGCTGGCCTGCGCCCGGCTGGGGTGGCCGCTGGCCGAAACGCCGGTGGTCAGCGTGGTGGGGCGGCCATCGGCGACGGTGCTGCCCGAACTGGCCGACCGCAGGCGGCTGCTGGTACTCAGTGCCGACGAGCACACGCCGGGAGAGCTGGCGCGTCTACTGGGGCGCCATGGTTTCGCCGATTCCGAGCTCACGGTCCTCGAGCAGCTGGGCGGGTCCGCCGAACGACACCGCACCGGAATCGCGAAGCAGTGGGAACACCCGCCGGGCGACCCGTTGAACATAGTGGCGATCACTTGCGCGGCCGACCCGGGCCGGCCGCGTGCGACGCGCCTTCCGGGCTTGCCGGACGAATTGTTCGGCGGCGACGGGCAGCTCACCAAGCACGAGGTCCGCGCTCTGACGCTGGCGGCGCTGGCGCCCGCTCCCGGCGAACTGCTCTGGGATGTGGGCGGTGGGTCGGGCAGTATCGCCATCGAATGGTGCCGGTCGCATCCGGGTAACCGGGCCGTCGCGTTCGAACGGCTCGAGCACCGGCGGCGGCAGATCGCGGACAACGCCGCCGCCCTGGGGGTCCCGCACATTCTCGTGCGCGGCGAGGTCCGCGCCGAACTCGCCGCCGACACCGAAACAGCCGCTCCCGACGCGATTTTCGTCGGTGGCGGCCTCACGCAGGATGGCGTGCTCGAGACATGCTGGTCGCAGTTGCGTCAGGGTGGGCGGCTCGTCGCGAATGCGGTGACGGCGGAGTCGGAATCGTTGCTGCTCAGCTGGTCGAACGCCCAGGGCGGCATGTTGCGGAAGTTCCAGATCTACCGTGGCGAACCGCTGGGCTCCTTCACCACGTGGCGTCCCCAGCTTCCGGTCACCCAGTGGTCGGTGGTGAAATCCGCGACGGCGTTCCCCGCTGAGGGGTGA